The genomic region AATTAATACCCCTAATATGTCTAAGCTTGCTGATCATGGGGTAAGATTTACAAATTTTCATGCTTCTCCAGTTTGTTCTGTGACTAGAGGCATGCTATTGACAGGAAATAATAGTCATGAAATAGGTCTAGGTACTTTTGATTATGCTGTATATCCTGAATCTGTTGGAAAAAAAGGATACGAAGGATACCTCACCCATGATGCAGTAGCGATCTCAGAGTTATTGAATGATGCAGGCTACAATGTATATAAATCAGGGAAATGGCATTTGGGAAATGGCGAAGAAGGCGATTTACCTATGGAATGGGGATTTACTAAAGAGTTTGGAATATTATCAGGAGGATCCAATCATTGGAATGATCGAGTGATGGTGCCAGATATGACTACTCCTAAAAATCAGAAATTGATAGAAGAAGGGAAGATGCCAGGTATTGATCGAGAAGAATGGTCTTTAAACGGACAATCTTATACTCGTCCGGAAGGAATATATTCCAGTGAGTTGTATACCAATCAAATGATTCAATTCATTAAAGAAGATAGAGAATCAGGGAAGCCTTGGTTCGCATATATGGCATTTACTACAGCACATTTTCCCGTACAGGCTCCTCAAGAGCTAGTAGGTAAATACTTTGAGTATTACTATGAAAAAGGTTATGAAGGTCTAAAGAAAGCAAGGTACGATCAGTTGGTATCACAAGGTATTTTATCACAAAATACTAATGAAGCACCTCAAAATGATTTAACAGAAGAGTGGTCTCAATTATCCGAGGATGAAAAAAGAATGCAAGCTAAAATTATGGCGACTTATGCAGCTATGATAGAAGATCAGGACATTCGTACAGGTCAGATTATTGATTATCTAGAAAGAACTGATCAATTGGATAATACATTAATTATTTATTTAACAGATAACGGTCCGGAAGGTATGGATCCTAGTAATCCTGAAGTAGGAAATGCCGTGTTTAACCAATGGATTGAAGCTAATTTTGATCAGTCTTTTGAGAATATTGGTCAGGCTAACTCAGCCCATACAATAGGCGTCTCTTGGGCGAACGCAACAACTGGAGGATTGCAATGGTGGAAATGGTTTATTGGTGAAGGAGGAATTCGAGTTCCAATGATTATAGTACCACCAAAAGCATTTACAGAAAACTATGAAAGAGCGGGAGAACTTTCAGATGCTGTAGTAAGTGTTAAAGA from Flammeovirga agarivorans harbors:
- a CDS encoding arylsulfatase, whose amino-acid sequence is MKKLLIISCVAIVFYSCDTPQKVTSNNNTEKRPNILLIVGDDIAFGDLAPYGSEINTPNMSKLADHGVRFTNFHASPVCSVTRGMLLTGNNSHEIGLGTFDYAVYPESVGKKGYEGYLTHDAVAISELLNDAGYNVYKSGKWHLGNGEEGDLPMEWGFTKEFGILSGGSNHWNDRVMVPDMTTPKNQKLIEEGKMPGIDREEWSLNGQSYTRPEGIYSSELYTNQMIQFIKEDRESGKPWFAYMAFTTAHFPVQAPQELVGKYFEYYYEKGYEGLKKARYDQLVSQGILSQNTNEAPQNDLTEEWSQLSEDEKRMQAKIMATYAAMIEDQDIRTGQIIDYLERTDQLDNTLIIYLTDNGPEGMDPSNPEVGNAVFNQWIEANFDQSFENIGQANSAHTIGVSWANATTGGLQWWKWFIGEGGIRVPMIIVPPKAFTENYERAGELSDAVVSVKDIPMTILEYAGIEHPQTEYKGRKIISPSGITMKPFLDQQTDEVRTEKDWYAFELFGNSYLIKGDYKIIKVRTGMFGDGEWHLYNIVEDPSETVPLEKLERERFASMISLYKKYSYDHNIINVEASWSPFKAAK